A region of the Lycium barbarum isolate Lr01 chromosome 1, ASM1917538v2, whole genome shotgun sequence genome:
TATGAGCTTATTTGAAGATTAATTATGTGCTACCCACATCAATCAACACAATAGAGAATCATCGGACAGAAAAGAAAAAACTTGTGATTTGAGAGAACCTTCTAGCTCCAAgaggtatatatcatatatatgtactaattttatgttttgattaaattcaAGTTAATATGTTAATTTTATACTATTACATGCAAGAAGGTTTTGGTTAATTTAGCTTTGTATATAATTTCCATCACTGTGCACTAAGCAGTAAGCTCAATACGTGGACACTAGTTAATGAAAAAGACATATAAAACAGCTATTTGGTGGAAGGCCAAACTTTAATTAAGATCCATCATATCTTCTAAACACGCCACTAATTAATGGTTGAAGATTTTTAGCACATGCCATTAATTCAATTTTGATACTTAACTGAATGATTACAGAttctcaattaaaaaaaaaaaatacacatggTATACAAAAGAAGATGATCGTAAACACGTTATTGTTGTTAATTTGGGTAGTATTTAGTTCCAAAATGTTTGTAATTAACAAATTCAAAACAAAAGGAACCAAGTTTTATTTGTTTAGAGAGCtaaactaattttcttgaaaactaaattcttccccccccccccccccccccacccacacacacacaaaaaaagaagCTATATAACATATACTTTTAATAATCACATATTAATATACTACATAGACATGATAAAAATTAGATATGTTTTCCATCACTTAGTTTACAATAATCCAACGGTTGGAAATCATCTAGTATTTGAACTTTGTAGTCAAGGAAGCTCAAACGTGAATGAATGCACCCGATATTTACAACAAATTAACGAATGCAGGACATATATTATGTAAATAAACTTTTAtgatttaatcataattaaatgATTTATATTTTCACTTTAATATAATATCTTTTATGATTTAACCATGATTAAAAAATTTATAGTCAAATCAATTTgtgaaattttataaaaataaaaatacatactCATAAAGTACTTAGAAGAATTCTATAGTAATCCACAATTTCTATTATTAAAGATTAAAAAATATTTGGATACAACATATTTGATGGAGTGGATACTTAGACTGTGTATTGAACTATATTCTCGATATTTGACTTTGATAAAATCTTAATCTGAATTTTATTTCTGAATGACGATTTGCACATGATATCACCTATGAAATAGGgatttatatattatttatatattctGCCATTTGATCTCCGAATATTTTCTGTGTATTTCTTTACACACATAGAACATCCCTTTTTATTAGATAATTATTGATATAAATATTGCATGCAGCCACTCTTTTATCTTTTCctatcaagacaagaaaaatgaAATAATTAAAGAATACTCCTTTATCTTCCAAAAGTAATAGCACTACTCTAAATAATTTATAGGGACAGAAAAAGAAATAACAAAATATAGGGAACTAGCTAGTTATGGGTTAATTATGGATAAAGCAAACCAAACGTAATcaaaataataacaacaataattagGTCTCGATACCAAATAAGTTTGAATCAGTTATACAAATTTTTtacttatcatattttattatttaaaaatCATCTCAAACTTCTGCCTCGATGGGTACGTCCCAAAGACATTTgttgttattttaattttattttacaaAATTCTACAAATTGATGTTTTatgtaaaataaaaatacatacctataaaaatccaccatttctaattgTTAAAGATTTAAAAATATTTGGAGACAACATATTTGATAGAGTTGAACTTTTAGAATGTGTATTCACTACGTTCTCAATttttgactttaaaaaaaaaatcttaatctGAATTTTTTTCTGAATGACGATTTGTTCGTGATATCACTAATCAAATAgggatttatttatttatttatatatattctgCCATTTGATTTAAGAATATTTTCTGTGATATCCCTTTTTATTAGATAATATTATTGATATGAATATTGCATGTAGCTATTCTTTTATCTTTTACTGTAAagacaaaaaaatgaaataattaaaGGGAAAAAAGAAAACTTCTTTTTCTTCCTAGAGTAATAGCactataaaaaaataataaaaataaataaatagtagTAGTTATAGGGACAGAAAACGAAAGACTAAAATACAGGTTAGTAGCTGTTTGTGGGAAAGGGATAATGTAATAAAAACAATAGCAATAATTGAATGTCGTTGCTAAATAAGTTTTGATCGACTATATGAATTCTGAATCATCATATTCTGTTATTTAAAATCATCTCATGCCGTAACTTTTGCCTAGGTAAGCACGCCCTAGTGATTTTTATATTATGATAACCTGCCGTGAATTGACTATATAAATACTCATTAACTTTCCGTTATTTAATACCATCTCAGCGTGTAACCACGTGTTTAGTTGAGCACGTCCCGACGATTATATTATGAAAAATCATTTTAAATGGGCTAGTTTAAAGCTAACTGTTAGTTTACTGTAAATTAATCTTTTCTTTATCCGACTTACAACCGACTATGTGAGCAAGTTCACACAGATGAATATAGCTATTTGTAGGAAAGGGATTAGACAAACCAAACGTAATCAAAACAATGACAATTGTTATGCCTCGTTATCAATTTTGTTCACTCAGTTTATATGTGTCCTCACTCGTCATATTTTATTATTCAAAATCATCTAAGACAGTAAAATTTACCTAAGTGAGTTAGAGCCAACAATATCTGTATTTTAATAATTCAACATAAATTAACTATATAAATCTTCACCGATCATTCATTAATGTTATCTGAAGCCATCAATCATACATGCCTAGACGAGCACGTCTCAAAAATAACAATATTACTAAGTGCTAATCATGAGTCAATTAATTTTTACGTTGACCGTCATCCTGCCACAACCCTTTTTCTTTATCCGGATCTAAAATCCGACAACATGAACAAGAAGTAACCTTCTCCTTAATCCGAACCTGAGATCCCTGACAATGTGAACAAGCTCACAAAGACGAGTTAAAACTCAATCAAACTCTACCAAATTAATCATAGCTAGATAATGAGTTAAGACAAAACAATACTATTATTTATTAATCATAAATTCATAATTAAATATACTAACACTTTAATACATACTTTAATACaacatatcatcatgtatatatataacaatcAAGTAGTAGTATAGTATAAGGAAGAAAGAAAACAGTTCCTTCCATTTTTCTTTCTTCCTCTCTCTCTAAACCCCATAaatcactttctctctctaagctCACATTCAATTCTTTACTTCTCTACAAAATCACAAGATCCCCAtctctctttcttttctctttttttttgtatgtcttcTTTAAACCCATTTTCTTGATACATTGTTACAAATCTTTAACTCAAAAACAATTTCTTTACAATTAAGAAATACCCAAGTTCAAGATTGAAGCTTTAAGAGAGTTACATTGCTTTGCTTCTGTCCTTAAAATCACTACATTGTTACAACTCTTAACCCAATTTTACAAATTACAGAAATAGCCACTTCAAGATTGAGTGTCatcaagccccccccccccccccccccctcctttttttttaacCCATTTTCTTGTTACTGGTACTTGCCTTACAGTTCAATAATCCTCTAATATTGTTAAACCCTTTAACCCAATTTGCAAATTACATAAATACCCAGTTCAAGATTTGAAGCTTTATTAGACTCAATTTGCAATTACAGAAATAGCCACTTCAAGATTGAAGCTCTAATGCACTCAATTTACAAATTAGAGAAATACCCAGTTCAAGATTTGAAGCTTTCAATCCTCCAACATTGTTGCAACTCTTAGCCCAATTTTACAAATTACAGAAATAGCCACTTCAAGATTGAGTCTCttcaaacccatttttttttttccactttctTGTTTTTGGTTCTTACCTTACAGTTAAAATTTCTACAATTACAGATAAGCCCAGTTCAAGATTGAAGCTTTGAGAAAGATACATTGCTGTATTTTGTAACAAAAATTACAAATTTGAGGGGTTTTTAGTGAAATGTCGGGTCATAAAAAGCCCGATTTTGATTCTTTAGCTGATCGGTTGAGAAACTCGTTAAGTTGTAATGAAGAAAAGACTGATAATAAACCCGATTTTCGTGAATTGGATCTGGGTTCACCCGTTTCACCATTATTGACCCGAATTAGTGGGTTAAGTtcaactactactactactacgagTAGTAGTTCTAGTTCATCTGGATCGGGTTCGGGTCGGGTTGTATCTTATTCGGGTCAAAGAAAGTCCGATTCGGGTCACTCAGGTGAGCTTTCGGGTTCTTATGGATCAATATCGGGTCGAAATGTGTCTTATTCGGGTCAAAGAAAGTCTGATTCGGGTCACTCAGGTGAGCTTTCGGGTTCTTGTGGATCGATATCGGGTCGAAATGTGTCTTATTCGGGTCCAAGAAAATCCGATTCAAGTCATTCTGGTGAGCTTTCGGGTTCACCTGGATCAGTTTCGGGTCGGAATGTGTCTTATTCGGGTCATTCCGGTGAGATTTCGGGTCCGGGTCATGCCCGACCCGATTCAGGAACCAGCTCCGTTACCTCACCGGTCGTAAATGCGCTTCCTACAGGTAATATTTGCCGGTCTGGTAATGTTGTGAAAACCGGTATGGCTTGTAAACCTAAAAGAACCGATGTTGTCGGGTCAGGAACGGGTAATTATGGCCACGGTAGCATAATGCGTGGCGGGCCCGGTCCCCGTGTTGCCTCTCCAAACAGGCCCGGGCCCAGCATTGCCTCTCCGAACAGGCCTGGGCCCGGAATTGCATCTCCGAACCGGACTGGGACCGGTGTTGCATCCCCGAAATCCAGCGGGCCCGGGCCCTGTGGCGTTGCCGGTGGATTAATGGTTGGAGGAGGGGAGGCAGTAAAAAGAGGAATATTGAGAAATGATCCGGAGGAGTTGAAGAGAATAGGGAATGAGAATTACAAGAAGGGTAATTTTGTTGAAGCTTTGAATCTTTATGATAAAGCTATAGCGATTTCGCCGGGCAATGCTGCATTGCATTGTAATCGAGCTGCTGCGTTGATTGGTCTGAAGAGATTAGGGGAAGCAGTGAGGGAATGTGAAGAAGCGATTCGGTTGGATCCATCGTATGTTAGAGCACACCAACGGTTAGGATCTTTGTTACTTAGGTAAGTGATATAAAAATGTTCAAATTTTTAATAACTATTTGCTTGTTCGTGTATTGTTGATCACCAATATTGGAAATGTGGTGAAATTTCTGTAGGTTATATTAGATAATATGCATGAAATGTGTTATTTTGATTGCCTTGTTATTTGCTAATGTAAAACTTTCTTGATTGGTGCTTGTTGTGTATGTATATTACCAATGTGATGCACTTTACCATCAACCCGATCTGATTATTTTGGACGATCTAATGTTAATGGTTTTGTCTTTGAATTTTGTGGTCATTGTTTCCTTCGTCTTGTTCGCTATGTTTGTCTGTTTGTACATTGGGGTGTATTTCTGTACATATTATTGTTGTTTCCCCTTTCACATTTTATATTTCCTGGTACTCTGTTTTGGCCTGTTGGAACACCAATTTGGTATTCAGCTTCTAAGGTGACTTCTGCATTGGCTTGCTTTTGTGGCTTGGTGGACTGTCTTTGTCTCTTTGACTCATAAGTAATGGTTGACAAAAAGAGCTATGTAACTTAGGTGGAGCCATCCTAGCTCAATGTTATGTCTTATATTGCTAGGTGAAACAGGGTGTTTTCTAGTTCAATTGTGCTCCCAGAAGTtagtattttccctttctttccttTCCCCTCTTTATTATTAGTAGCTTTTCACCATAAATTCTATTATTAAGCCTCCTAGTTTCTTTACGGATTGTAATTAAACCTTCAATTATTGGAGTTTGCCTTGCTTATTTTGCCTAGAACTGTGAGCACAATCTCACTCCTGTCAAAACTTGCAGTTTAGGACAGGTCGAAACTGCAAGGAGTCACTTTTTTTCCCTCGGCCATAAGCCAGATCAAGCCGAGTTACAGAAGTTGCAAGCAGTGGAGAAACATATCAGTGAATGCACTGCTGCCCGGAAACTTGGAGATTGGACGAGTACATTAAAAGAAGCAGAGGCAGCAACTGCTGGAGCCGAGGCATCTCCTCAGGTAATAAAGCATCTCTAATGGTCAGTTTGAAAATTCGAATGCTGGTGCTGAATTGCTGATATTGAATTCACAGCTATTTGCATGTAGAGCGGAAGCTTATTTGAAGCTACACCAATTAGAGGATGCGGAATTGTGCCTATCTAAAGTTGGGAAGTATGAACCATCTGCAGCAGCAAGCCAGTCAAAGATTTTCGGGATGCTCGCTGAAGCATACATATTCTTTGTTCAAGCTCAGATTGAGATGGCTCTTGGAAGGTGAGTTTATCAGTAGTGCATAGTTTCTACTTCCTCCAGTCCAAAATAATAGATGTTTTAGGCTTGGCCACATGGATTAAGGCGTTCGCTTACTCCTAAAAGTTAAGAGATTTTGACTAAAACGCccttaattatgattttcttctctttttaggCTGACATAATTACAATGTgtcaagggcaaatttggaaaaaataattaaatactttcttgatttttgtaaaacatcaattattttggaccaacTATTAGAGGCTAAAAAACATCAATAATTTTGGACCGGTGGGAGTAATGTATAAATAAAAGAGGTTTAGCATGTGTATGAGGACCGATCATTGAATATCTGCAGGTTTGAAAATGCACTTACTGCCATTGAGAGAGCTGCACAAGTTGACCCTCGAAGTGCTGAAGTTTCTCTTTTACTTAAAAATGTGAGGCTGGTGGGGCGAGCTCGTGCTCGTGGCAATGATTTATTTAAATCTGAAAGATATACAGAAGCTTGTGCTGCTTATGGTGAAGGGCTCGGGCTTGGTTCTTTGAATCCAGTTCTCTACTGCAATAGAGCAGCTTGCTGGTATAAACTCGAACAGTGGGAAAAATCTCTGGATGATTGCAACCAAGCTCTCCTTATTCAGCCAAATTATACTAAAGCTCTTCTTCGAAGAGCTGCCTCAAATGCCAAGGTGACATGCCATCTTTAAATCTTAATTAGgagttctttttttattttatttttcttgttaaTTGCTGCTGTTTGAGCAAAAATCATAAATTTGACCGTGTATAATGGATTATATAGCTGGAAAGATGGGTTGAAGCTGTGAGAGATTACGAGGTTTTACGGAGGGAACTTCCATATGACaatgaagttgctgaatcatTGTTCCATGCCCAAGTTGCATTAAAGAAGTCGCGCGGAGAAGATGTAAGCAATATGAAATTTGGTGGGGAGGTGGAGTTGGTTTCGGGTCTTGAGCAGTTCCGGGCTGCAATTTCGTCATCTGGTAGGCTTTCCTGCATCCGTATCGATCTTAACTTTCCTTCTATCATTTActataactcaacaactacagtTGGAAACTGCAGGTGCATCTGTGGTCCATTTTAAAGCAGCATCCAACCTACAATGCAAGCAGATATCCCCCTTCTTGGACACCTTATGCACCAAGTTTCCTTTAATAAGTTTTCTCAAG
Encoded here:
- the LOC132629034 gene encoding TPR repeat-containing thioredoxin TTL1-like; protein product: MSGHKKPDFDSLADRLRNSLSCNEEKTDNKPDFRELDLGSPVSPLLTRISGLSSTTTTTTSSSSSSSGSGSGRVVSYSGQRKSDSGHSGELSGSYGSISGRNVSYSGQRKSDSGHSGELSGSCGSISGRNVSYSGPRKSDSSHSGELSGSPGSVSGRNVSYSGHSGEISGPGHARPDSGTSSVTSPVVNALPTGNICRSGNVVKTGMACKPKRTDVVGSGTGNYGHGSIMRGGPGPRVASPNRPGPSIASPNRPGPGIASPNRTGTGVASPKSSGPGPCGVAGGLMVGGGEAVKRGILRNDPEELKRIGNENYKKGNFVEALNLYDKAIAISPGNAALHCNRAAALIGLKRLGEAVRECEEAIRLDPSYVRAHQRLGSLLLSLGQVETARSHFFSLGHKPDQAELQKLQAVEKHISECTAARKLGDWTSTLKEAEAATAGAEASPQLFACRAEAYLKLHQLEDAELCLSKVGKYEPSAAASQSKIFGMLAEAYIFFVQAQIEMALGRFENALTAIERAAQVDPRSAEVSLLLKNVRLVGRARARGNDLFKSERYTEACAAYGEGLGLGSLNPVLYCNRAACWYKLEQWEKSLDDCNQALLIQPNYTKALLRRAASNAKLERWVEAVRDYEVLRRELPYDNEVAESLFHAQVALKKSRGEDVSNMKFGGEVELVSGLEQFRAAISSSGASVVHFKAASNLQCKQISPFLDTLCTKFPLISFLKVDVEESPAIATAENVRTVPTFKIYKNGSRVKEMVRPSPEVLESSVRHYSM